The Fundidesulfovibrio magnetotacticus genome has a segment encoding these proteins:
- a CDS encoding ABC transporter permease, translated as MVVKEFVQMRRDRLTFAMMIGIPLMQLILFGFAINANPQNLPLAVLSNDQSEFSRTLTAALQNSRYYRVTDVISTEAEARQLLDTGRVQFVLTIPQDFGRLVARGDRPTVLVEADAADPSATGFALGALDALFRDALNRDLIGPLLPLRPSPGPVDLRIHRLYNPEIETKYNIVPGLMGVVLTMTMVIITALAITRERERGTMENLLCTPVRPFEVMAGKILPYIVVGYIQMGLIILASRVIFQVPVLGSLPLLLVVSILFIAANLAVGITFSTVAQNQLQAMQMAFFFFLPSILLSGFMFPFRGMPEWAQWLGSVLPLTHYLRIVRGIVLKGSGLADIAPELWPMAAFLVVMMTVAVKRYRQTLD; from the coding sequence ATGGTGGTCAAGGAATTCGTGCAGATGCGGCGCGACCGCCTGACCTTCGCCATGATGATCGGCATCCCGCTCATGCAGCTGATCCTCTTCGGCTTCGCCATCAACGCCAACCCCCAGAACCTGCCCCTGGCCGTGCTCTCCAACGACCAGTCCGAGTTCTCGCGCACCCTGACGGCGGCGCTCCAGAACAGCCGCTACTACCGCGTCACCGACGTGATCTCCACCGAGGCCGAGGCCCGCCAGCTTCTGGACACCGGGCGCGTGCAGTTCGTGCTCACCATCCCCCAGGACTTCGGACGCCTCGTGGCCCGGGGCGACCGGCCCACCGTGCTCGTGGAGGCCGACGCCGCCGACCCCTCGGCCACCGGCTTCGCGCTGGGCGCGCTGGACGCCCTCTTCCGGGACGCCCTCAACCGCGACCTCATCGGGCCGCTGCTCCCCTTGCGCCCGTCGCCCGGCCCCGTGGACCTGCGCATCCACAGGCTCTACAACCCGGAGATCGAGACCAAGTACAACATCGTGCCCGGCCTCATGGGCGTGGTGCTCACCATGACCATGGTGATCATCACCGCCCTGGCCATCACCCGCGAGCGCGAGCGCGGCACCATGGAGAACCTTCTGTGCACCCCCGTGCGGCCCTTCGAGGTGATGGCGGGCAAGATCCTGCCCTACATCGTGGTGGGCTACATCCAGATGGGCCTGATCATCCTGGCCTCCCGGGTGATCTTCCAGGTGCCCGTGCTGGGCAGCCTGCCCTTGCTGCTGGTGGTGTCCATCCTGTTCATCGCGGCCAACCTGGCCGTGGGCATCACCTTCTCCACCGTGGCCCAGAACCAGCTCCAGGCCATGCAGATGGCGTTCTTCTTCTTCCTGCCCTCCATCCTGCTCTCGGGATTCATGTTCCCCTTCCGGGGCATGCCCGAGTGGGCGCAGTGGCTGGGCTCCGTGCTGCCGCTCACCCACTACCTGCGCATCGTGCGCGGCATCGTGCTCAAGGGCTCGGGCCTGGCGGACATCGCCCCGGAGCTGTGGCCCATGGCCGCCTTCCTGGTGGTGATGATGACCGTGGCCGTGAAGCGCTACCGCCAGACCCTGGACTGA
- a CDS encoding ABC transporter ATP-binding protein gives MDVRGVTKAFSGKVVVNNLSLRVEKGEIFGFLGPNGSGKTTFIRMLCGLLRPDAGAGTCLGLDLTRDAERIKTRVGYMAQRFSLYGDLSVRENLDFMARVYGVPERREAVERMIDRMGLGRFAGQLAQNLSGGWKQRLALAASLIHGPELLLLDEPTAGVDPKARRDFWDEVHELAGQGLTALISTHYMDEAERCHRLAYIAYGDLLVQGTVEEVVAGRGLATWEATGGDLYALARDVRPLPGVEQVAHFGNTLHVSGPDPALLERSLAPLRGGAWSFARVPTSLEEVFISLMDQSLKGKKP, from the coding sequence ATCGACGTGCGGGGCGTCACCAAGGCCTTTTCGGGCAAGGTGGTGGTGAACAACCTCTCGCTGCGCGTGGAAAAGGGCGAGATCTTCGGGTTCCTCGGTCCCAACGGCTCGGGCAAGACCACCTTCATCCGCATGCTCTGCGGCCTGCTCAGGCCCGACGCGGGCGCGGGAACGTGCCTGGGCCTGGACCTGACGCGCGACGCCGAGCGCATCAAGACCCGCGTGGGCTACATGGCCCAGCGCTTCAGCCTCTACGGCGACCTCTCGGTGCGCGAGAATCTGGATTTCATGGCCAGGGTCTACGGCGTGCCGGAGCGCCGCGAGGCCGTGGAGCGCATGATCGATCGCATGGGCCTGGGCCGTTTCGCCGGGCAGCTGGCCCAGAACCTCTCGGGAGGCTGGAAGCAGCGCCTGGCCCTGGCCGCGAGCCTGATCCACGGCCCGGAGCTCCTGCTGCTGGACGAGCCCACCGCAGGCGTGGACCCAAAGGCCCGGCGGGACTTCTGGGACGAAGTGCACGAACTGGCCGGACAGGGCCTCACGGCGCTCATCTCCACCCACTACATGGACGAGGCCGAGCGCTGCCACCGCCTGGCCTACATCGCCTATGGCGACCTGCTCGTGCAGGGCACGGTGGAGGAGGTGGTGGCCGGACGCGGCCTGGCCACCTGGGAGGCCACCGGGGGCGACCTCTACGCCCTGGCCCGGGACGTGCGCCCCCTGCCGGGCGTGGAGCAGGTGGCCCACTTCGGCAACACCCTGCACGTCAGCGGCCCGGATCCGGCCCTGCTGGAGCGCTCCCTCGCGCCCCTCCGCGGAGGGGCCTGGAGCTTCGCCAGGGTGCCCACGAGCCTCGAAGAGGTGTTCATCAGCCTCATGGACCAGTCCCTGAAGGGGAAGAAGCCGTGA
- a CDS encoding HlyD family secretion protein: MNRRSTFPCLQTAPIERSVADSPSRRGAPRAVAPFLALLAALACAACSRSDAMPYQGYVEGEFVYVATQLAGRLDDLPVARGDRVRPGQRLFTLEHALEQQGVDKAQANLRRAQDTVNDLKKGLRPEEIDQILARIAQSEAELALAKLEMDRRGALLSSGSVAKEDYDRARTAFLNAQGRLSDVKAQLATGKLGSRVDQILAAQAQVRAAQAELDQAAWMLDQKLVPATLEALVFDLLHYKGEWVAAGSPVVKLLPPGNVKVRFFLPEAELGRVNLGDAVRVACDGCPAVLEGRVSFVFPQVEYTPPVIFSQSFREKLVFMVEARFDPETSKGLKPGQPVSVALGAAK; this comes from the coding sequence ATGAACCGCCGCTCGACGTTCCCCTGCCTCCAGACCGCGCCGATCGAGCGCTCCGTCGCCGACAGCCCCTCCCGGCGGGGCGCGCCGCGAGCCGTCGCGCCGTTCCTGGCCCTGCTGGCCGCCCTGGCCTGCGCCGCCTGCTCCCGCTCCGACGCCATGCCCTACCAGGGCTACGTGGAGGGCGAGTTCGTCTACGTGGCCACCCAGTTGGCCGGACGCCTGGACGATCTCCCCGTGGCCCGGGGCGACCGTGTGCGGCCGGGCCAGCGCCTCTTCACCCTGGAGCACGCCCTGGAGCAGCAGGGCGTGGACAAGGCCCAGGCCAACCTCCGGCGCGCCCAGGACACCGTGAACGACCTCAAGAAGGGCCTGCGCCCCGAGGAGATCGACCAGATCCTGGCGCGCATCGCCCAGTCCGAGGCCGAGCTGGCCCTGGCCAAGCTGGAGATGGACCGCAGGGGCGCGCTGCTCTCCTCGGGCTCCGTGGCCAAGGAGGACTACGACCGCGCCCGCACGGCCTTCCTCAACGCCCAGGGACGCCTCTCAGACGTGAAAGCCCAATTGGCCACGGGAAAGCTCGGCTCGCGCGTGGACCAGATACTGGCCGCCCAGGCCCAGGTCCGCGCCGCCCAGGCCGAACTGGACCAGGCCGCTTGGATGCTCGACCAGAAGCTCGTGCCCGCCACCCTGGAGGCCCTGGTCTTCGACCTGCTCCACTACAAGGGCGAGTGGGTGGCCGCTGGCAGCCCGGTGGTGAAGCTCCTGCCGCCCGGCAACGTGAAGGTGCGCTTCTTCCTGCCCGAGGCCGAGCTGGGCAGGGTGAACCTGGGCGACGCGGTGCGCGTGGCCTGCGACGGCTGCCCCGCCGTGCTGGAGGGCCGCGTGAGCTTCGTGTTCCCCCAGGTGGAGTACACCCCCCCGGTGATCTTCAGCCAGAGCTTCCGCGAGAAGCTGGTGTTCATGGTGGAGGCGCGCTTCGACCCCGAGACATCCAAGGGCCTCAAGCCCGGCCAGCCGGTGAGCGTGGCCCTGGGAGCGGCGAAGTGA
- a CDS encoding TetR/AcrR family transcriptional regulator: MTQQEAPQAPEAAILDAAATVFAAHGFAGARVEAIARAAGLNKAMLYYRVGDKARLYELTLQAQFEALARSIEQGTARPGSHAQRLEAVLDAVTEAFQRDPRLPRIMAWELASGGSNLPACVTPLLGRIMGAVAGVAGRAGLDPVLAYFSLAGPLVLVGLTQPLRARLARSGQGFPPSAGSAGVADMASYLKTLYRKALGEDA, translated from the coding sequence ATGACCCAGCAGGAAGCCCCCCAGGCCCCCGAGGCCGCCATCCTGGACGCCGCCGCCACCGTCTTCGCGGCCCATGGCTTCGCCGGAGCCAGGGTGGAGGCCATCGCCAGGGCCGCCGGGCTCAACAAGGCCATGCTCTACTACCGCGTGGGCGACAAGGCCCGGCTCTACGAACTGACGCTCCAGGCCCAGTTCGAGGCCCTGGCCCGCTCCATCGAGCAGGGCACGGCCCGTCCCGGCTCACACGCCCAACGCCTGGAGGCCGTGCTCGACGCCGTGACGGAAGCCTTCCAGCGCGACCCGCGCCTGCCGCGCATCATGGCCTGGGAGCTGGCCTCGGGCGGGAGCAACCTGCCCGCGTGCGTCACGCCGCTCCTGGGGCGCATCATGGGGGCCGTGGCCGGAGTGGCCGGACGCGCCGGGCTGGACCCGGTGCTCGCCTACTTCTCGCTGGCGGGGCCTCTGGTGCTCGTGGGGCTCACCCAGCCCCTGCGCGCGCGCCTGGCCCGCAGCGGCCAGGGTTTCCCCCCCTCCGCCGGGAGCGCGGGCGTGGCCGACATGGCCAGCTACCTGAAAACACTTTACCGCAAAGCCCTAGGGGAGGACGCATGA